Proteins from a genomic interval of Pseudomonas silesiensis:
- a CDS encoding UDP-glucose 4-epimerase family protein yields MTKILVTGSSGFVGSCLIEKLIENVDFQVTALVRRAPAKTNECINYHCLADFAQIDAGHESLKNVDVVIHLASRVHVMNDTEVDPLAAFRAINVGHTLSLARSAAMSGAKRFIFVSSVKVNGEGTTPGRPYRETDTPNPVDFYGISKLEAEEGLRLVAAETGMEVVIIRPVLVYGPGVKANFESMMKWLRKGIPLPFGAIRNQRSLVALDNLVDLILTCVNHPAAADQTFLVSDGEDVSTTQLLVKLANALNSPSRLLPVPSWLLTASATLLGKKALSQRLCGSLQVDITKARLLLGWHPVLTLDQALRKTAVHFINEQNQ; encoded by the coding sequence ATGACCAAGATATTGGTTACCGGTAGTAGTGGATTCGTAGGAAGTTGCCTTATCGAAAAGCTCATTGAAAATGTAGACTTTCAGGTAACGGCGCTGGTTCGTCGTGCCCCTGCGAAAACGAACGAATGTATTAATTATCACTGTCTTGCCGATTTCGCTCAAATTGATGCCGGGCATGAGTCACTGAAGAACGTTGATGTCGTTATTCATCTGGCATCCCGCGTGCATGTTATGAACGATACTGAAGTCGACCCGCTTGCGGCTTTTCGTGCAATCAACGTTGGGCATACATTGAGTTTGGCACGAAGTGCCGCTATGTCCGGTGCCAAGAGGTTCATTTTCGTTAGCTCGGTCAAAGTAAATGGGGAAGGCACCACTCCTGGTCGCCCCTATCGGGAGACCGATACGCCTAATCCTGTCGATTTTTACGGTATTTCCAAACTGGAAGCGGAGGAGGGACTTCGATTGGTCGCAGCCGAAACCGGCATGGAGGTCGTCATTATTCGACCGGTGCTTGTTTATGGCCCAGGTGTGAAAGCCAATTTTGAGAGCATGATGAAATGGCTGCGAAAGGGAATTCCCTTACCCTTCGGTGCGATACGCAACCAGCGTAGCCTTGTAGCGCTGGATAATCTCGTAGATCTGATTCTGACCTGTGTAAATCATCCCGCTGCCGCCGACCAGACATTTCTGGTGAGTGATGGCGAAGACGTTTCCACCACGCAGTTGCTGGTCAAGCTTGCCAATGCTTTGAACAGCCCGTCTCGTTTGTTACCTGTTCCCAGCTGGCTGCTCACTGCGAGCGCTACGTTATTGGGCAAGAAAGCATTATCGCAACGACTTTGCGGTTCGTTGCAGGTCGATATCACAAAGGCCCGACTATTGCTCGGTTGGCATCCGGTTCTCACATTGGATCAAGCCCTGCGCAAGACTGCTGTACATTTTATTAACGAGCAAAATCAATGA
- a CDS encoding MraY family glycosyltransferase: MKYWYIFPVVVLLSLFLTALLRRYALHRSIIDVPNARSSHSVPTPRGGGVAIVLSFLLCLVFMANLELQPLAQIVAMIGSGALIAVIGFMDDHGHIAARWRLLGHFLAAAWVIFWMGGLPALIFFGFTIDLGWFGSALAAIYLVWMLNLYNFMDGIDGLASLEAICACIGLSVSYYLSGQESLMWAPLMLTMTVTGFLYWNFPPARIFMGDAGSGFLGIILGALSVQAAWAGSEFFFAWLIMLGVFVVDATFTLIRRLVRGDKVYEAHRSHGYQYASRQFGKHLPVTVAVSLINLLWLLPISLGVTLLQLDGATGLVIAYVPLVLLAVKFKAGSLEKAV, from the coding sequence ATGAAGTATTGGTATATATTCCCAGTTGTTGTGCTGCTGTCCTTATTTTTGACCGCTCTTTTGCGTCGATACGCATTGCATCGCAGCATTATCGATGTACCCAATGCCCGAAGCTCCCACTCGGTTCCCACGCCGCGTGGAGGTGGAGTCGCGATTGTGTTGTCATTTTTACTATGCCTGGTTTTTATGGCGAACCTAGAACTGCAGCCCTTAGCGCAGATTGTCGCGATGATCGGTTCTGGCGCGTTGATTGCGGTGATTGGTTTCATGGACGACCATGGGCACATTGCCGCAAGATGGCGTCTGTTGGGGCATTTCCTGGCAGCCGCGTGGGTTATTTTCTGGATGGGCGGCTTACCGGCGCTAATTTTCTTCGGTTTTACTATCGATCTGGGCTGGTTTGGGAGTGCGCTAGCGGCTATCTATCTCGTGTGGATGCTGAACCTTTATAACTTCATGGATGGCATTGATGGCCTTGCCAGTCTTGAAGCCATCTGTGCATGCATTGGTTTGTCGGTTAGCTACTACCTGTCGGGTCAGGAATCGTTGATGTGGGCACCACTAATGCTGACGATGACTGTTACCGGATTCCTGTACTGGAATTTCCCCCCGGCCCGTATTTTCATGGGGGATGCTGGGAGCGGTTTTCTCGGCATCATTCTGGGCGCTCTGTCTGTTCAGGCCGCGTGGGCTGGTAGCGAATTCTTTTTTGCTTGGCTAATCATGTTGGGTGTCTTTGTCGTTGATGCCACCTTTACCCTGATACGGCGTCTTGTCAGAGGTGATAAGGTCTATGAGGCGCACCGCAGCCATGGTTATCAATACGCATCCCGCCAGTTTGGCAAGCATTTGCCCGTAACGGTCGCTGTTTCGCTCATCAATTTGCTTTGGTTGCTTCCCATTTCACTCGGGGTAACCTTGCTTCAACTGGACGGTGCGACCGGATTGGTAATAGCCTATGTCCCTTTGGTCCTTCTGGCAGTGAAGTTCAAGGCGGGTTCGCTCGAGAAAGCTGTCTGA
- a CDS encoding glycosyltransferase gives MQPRYLVLLAAYNGLEWISEQVESILNQEGVSVTLLISVDASGDGTEQWVTDLADADSRVKYLAHGQRFGGAARNFFRLVKEASIEDFDYFSFADQDDIWLPNKLIQATDVMYETQSDGYSGNVTAFWPNGKERLIVKSQPQVQYDHLFEAAGPGCTYVFSRKLFVDLQQHITINFCDVQSVTLHDWYCYAFSRTHGYKWVIDTTSYMRYRQHSNNQVGVNSGLKAFRSRLLKVFDGWWLSQASLISRLIGIEATPFVQSWIKLGGTDLARLALAGYKCRRRLRDKFIFTGLCLTLVIMRQKK, from the coding sequence TCAATCAGGAAGGTGTTTCGGTCACCCTTTTGATAAGCGTCGATGCGTCTGGTGACGGGACGGAACAGTGGGTTACTGATTTGGCCGATGCAGATTCTCGCGTAAAGTATCTCGCCCATGGTCAGAGATTTGGTGGCGCTGCTCGTAATTTTTTTCGACTGGTCAAAGAAGCGTCAATAGAAGATTTTGATTATTTTTCCTTTGCTGATCAGGATGATATTTGGTTGCCTAATAAACTGATCCAGGCTACCGACGTGATGTATGAGACTCAGTCCGACGGTTATTCAGGTAATGTCACTGCTTTTTGGCCGAATGGAAAGGAACGATTAATCGTAAAATCCCAACCTCAAGTTCAGTACGATCATTTGTTCGAAGCCGCTGGTCCCGGATGTACTTATGTGTTTTCGAGAAAATTGTTTGTTGATTTGCAGCAGCATATCACTATTAATTTCTGCGACGTACAGAGCGTCACTCTTCATGATTGGTATTGTTATGCCTTTAGTCGAACTCATGGCTACAAATGGGTAATAGATACTACCTCCTACATGCGGTATCGTCAGCATTCCAATAATCAGGTTGGCGTCAACAGTGGCTTAAAGGCGTTCCGGTCTCGGCTTTTGAAGGTGTTCGACGGTTGGTGGTTAAGTCAAGCGTCTCTCATTTCACGTTTGATCGGTATAGAGGCCACGCCCTTCGTTCAGAGCTGGATCAAGTTGGGCGGCACCGACCTGGCACGACTGGCCTTAGCAGGTTACAAATGCCGCAGACGCTTACGCGATAAATTTATTTTTACTGGCCTTTGCCTCACCCTCGTTATTATGAGGCAAAAGAAATGA